Within Eggerthella timonensis, the genomic segment CCCAACTGGGCTATGTGCATGTGCAAGGATTCGCTGTTCTCGGCAGTATTCGTATTGTATTTCATAGCCTTCATCGAAGTTGCGAGAACGAAGGGTTCCGCGCTGAAGTCCAAACGCTTCCTGATCGGCTACGTCGCGCTTGCAGGATTGTGCATCCTGACGAAAAAGCCCGGGGTGTACATTGTGGCCCTTTCCGGGCTGACGATCCTCATCGCTTACCGGCATTTCTGGAAGCATGCGCTCGCAGCGTTCGTGGCCCCGATTCTTCTCTTCTCGCTCGCCTTTCCTGCTATCGTGTATCCATTGATAGGCGGCGTGGCCAGCGGTGGCAAGCAGGAGATGCTCGGAACGTTTTTCCAGCAGACGACCACCTACCTCCTCCAGCATGACGACGCATCCGCAGATGAATTGGAGGCGATCGGCAAAGTCATGGACATCGATGCCGCGAAAGAGAAATGGAAGCCCGAGATCAGCGACCCTGCGAAAAACAGCTTTCGATCGGATGCTTCGCTCTCGGATATGGTGTGCTATTTCAAAGCTTGGGCTGTGCAAGGAGCGCGCCACCCGAATTCCTATTTCGAAGCGACCTGCCGCACTAGCATCCAGGGGCTCTCCCCCGTCGCCGTCATTGGCTGGCACACCACGTGCAACCCAGGCAAAAGCGCTCTGGAGATGTTCAGCGATGCTTCCGATAAGCTGACGTTCCACAAGCCGGACATGCTCAACTCCGCGTCCTCGAAAATCGAGCGGGTATACAAAAAGCTGCTGGGGTCGGTACCTATCCTTAACTGGGTTTTCACGCAAGGATTTTACGGTGGCTGGCTCCCGTTGATCTGCATCGCGCTCGCACTCTACCGCGGGAAGGGGCACGTTCTCCCGTTCATGCCCTTATTGGGTTCTTGGGTGTTCCTGATCATGACCCCGACGGTCGCCGACAGATACGTGCTGCCTTTCGTCCTTGCCGCACCGCTGCTGATCGGCCTGGCGTGTCATGCGCTTACCGAAAAGCGGCCGCGTGACGCTCGATGAAGTCGGCGATGCGTTTCGCCGTGCCCGGCTCGCACCCGTCGAAGGTGGAACCGACGAAACGGTCGAACTCGCTCTGAGGATAGGCCGCGCGATCGCTTGCCGTATCCCGGAGAAAGCTGGCAAGCCTTTCTCGATCAAGGAAGGCGATCGAGGGTGCAAGCTCGCACGGATCGGCGTTCAGGCCGGGGGATAAACGGTAGCTCTCGATGTCGGGGACATAGAAGGCGACCGGTTTCCCAAGAACGTAGGCTTCGTACACGATCGACGAATAATCGGTGACGACGCAATCCGCTTCGAGCAAAGCCTTCGAAACGCTCAGGGCGGCGCCATTGCCCGATTCGAGAGGATGAAACGACCAAACCACCTCGACATCTGCACCGACAGAAGAATCGTCCCAAACCTCTCGAAGCTCTTTGAAGGGATGGGGCGATGCCTCTCTTTTGCGCAACGTAGGCGCAAAAAGCACCCGGAAAGGTCGACCGTCCTCAAGCCGGCGAGCCACTTCCATCGCCTTTCGCTTTTGGAGCAGATCATCGTACTCCGGCAGAGCGAGGGCCACGATGCGATCGATCGGATACGAAAACGCCTCGCCGAACGCCTTCCTGTTCTGCTCGCCCGTGCAGACGACCCACGAGTAGTTCCGATGGATGCCGAACGACTGGGCGATACGGGTCGGATGGCCTTCCGGAGTGTCCAAGCTTTGGAAACCGAACTTCTTGAACGCGCCGAATGCGTGCCATAGCTGGACGATTATCGGAAGACACGGAAACTCCTCGTGTAACGGCTGCGAGGCGGCAGACCCTCCATCGAAGCCGCCTGCATGCTCGCAGTCGAAATCGAGCAGGCCCACGACCGGATCGTATCGATCGAGCACGCATACCCTGCATCGCGCAAGATGGTACACCTCGCGAACGACATGAAGCGAATATGGGACTGTCGCGCGCTTGGAAAGACGCTTCGTCAGGTAGAGAACCTGCCATCCGCGGCGCTCGAACTCATCGCCCAACGCCTTGAAATTGTAGCCCGGTTCGTCCACCTGCCGCGAAAGGAACAGCACCTCGTCACGCCGAGAGCATACGCAGCATACACGGTACAAAGCCTTGAAAATCCAGCGAGCGAGGGAAGCGAATGCGCCTTTCACAGCCTCACTCCCCCAGAACCGCTTCGATGATGCGCTCGGTGGCATGGCCGTCGCAGGCGCTCATGAACCGGTCTCTGAAAGCGGCTACCGCCGATTTGTCGAATCGATCCTCGATCGAGGAGATATATTCGACCATGTTGTCATTGTTATCGAAAACAGGACCAGGCGTCAGCTCATCGAAGTCGTAATAGAAGCCGCGCCAATCGTCGTATTCGTCTTTATCGAACGCGAAGAAAACGATAGGGCGCTCGAAGAGGGAGTATTCGAACACGAGCGAAGAGTAGTCGGAAATACAGATGTCGGCAACGCTCAACAAGGCGTCGATGGGAAGCTCGTCGGAAACATCGAAAGCGAACCTGCGGCTTTCTTCCGGCACGACCGGCCTGTTTTTCACGAACGGATGATGTTTGATCAGCAGCACGTATTCGCCTTCGAGCGCCCTTTGGAAGCGCGCGATGTCCAATGCATCCGGCCCTTTCGCGCTGTTCACCCTGCCCCTGAACGTAGGAGCATACAGAAGAACCTTTTTTTCCGCAACCGCCGGAACGACTCGTTCGACACGGGCCCGAGCCGTGGAAAGAAAATCATCGTCGAAGAACACGTCCGTCCTGCTTACCCCGAGCGGCTTGATGATGTCCTTCCGATCCTCGAGATCCATCGCCTCCGCATACGCCCAAACAACCTCCGGGCTGCTCACCGTCACAAGAGCGAGGTTTTCATAGAACGGATGCCTGCGCTTCTGGTCGCCCGAGCCGCCGAACTTCAAATCAGCCGTGCTCATACCCCATTTCTTGAAAGCACCGCAAGCATGCCATAGCTGCACGACCTTCGTCTCGTTTCGCAATGCGATACAGCTGAGCACATCGGACGCATCGTTCAGGAAAACCACCTTCGCAGTCGCCGCCTTCCTGAGCATGTCCGCGCAGTTGAGACAGTATCGAGCGTACGAATCTCGTTTTTGATGCAGCGAGACGAACTCCACCTCATATCCGAGAGCATTATCGAGGCGCTCGTACAGCACTTTGAAACTGTCGGGCAGCCGATCTTCTTTCGCCTCGACGAACAGGATCTTGCCTTTTTCGATCGGGGCGGCACAAGCCTTTTCATAGACGCGCGGCAACCATGCGCCTAGCACGATATCTTTGATTTTCCATTTGGTCGTATTTACGATATCGCTCAAGGTGCTCCTACATATTCCACTTCATCACGGTTTTGCCCATGCTCTTGCGCGCATCGGTTTCGAACGCTTGCACGATCTGGGTGATCGATCCCACCTCCATGACGTTGCCTACCAACGCAGAAAGGTACCCTAGCATTTCCGGATGGGCCTCGTACAAAGCGACCGTATCGAGAAAATCCTGCCGTCCGCTTCGGCTGCTGCCGAACAGGCGCAGGCCCTTCTCAAGCACCATGCGGGTGTTGACGGGCACGAGGTTCTCAGACACGCCCAGCAAAGACACCGTTCCTTCGGGCTTGACGATATCGATGATCTGGTCGATAGCCGATGCCGAGCCGTCCCCGCCGCAGCACTCGAACGCGTGGTCCACAGCCAGATCAGGACCCGCCTCGTACGTCATATGCGTCTCGTCGACGAACGTGAAATCGTCGAGCTTGTACCCGTTACGCCCTAACACGACAATGCGCATGGACGGATACCTCATGCGCAGCACCAGGCTGACAATGAAGCCGAGGTTCCCGTCGCCCCACACGCCCACGGTACCGCGACCACCATGAGCTATGCCGTCGAAGCGATTCACCGCATGAACGGCCACGCTGACCAGTTCCGTGAAGGCGGCCACCGTCTCGTCGACGCCTTCGGGCAGCGCGACCAGCCTGCTCGGTGGCAACGCCACGTACTCCTGCATGAACCCGTCGAAACCGCTGCCGCAGAACTCACTGCTGCGCAGGTAGTTCTCCGCGATAAAAGGATCTTCTTCATGGGGGTTGTTGGGCAGCATGACCACGCTCGCTCCGCGTTCGAACGTGCCGGTCGCATCGCACACCACAATGCCGATGCCCTCATGGATGAGAGCCATGGGCAGCTTTTTCGCCATCGCCTCGGCGCTGCGCTTGCCCTGGTAGTAACGCATGTCGGCGTTGCAGATAGACAAGTGCGTGGGCCGTACGATAGTAAGGGCCCCTTCGGGCACTTCCACCTCAACCGGCTCAAACGAGCGGGGGGCAATCAGCCTGTATGCACAGCTGAGCATAGCCTACACACCGACCAAGGCGGAGGCCAGCCTCATGTCCTGAGGGTAGGTGATCTTCATGTTCGCCGGCTCCCCCATCACAAGCGAGACCGCCTCGCCGCGCAGCACGAACACCTTGCACGCGTCGGTGAGGATCTCCTTCTCCTCCTCCGTCAAGCTCTCCATCAGCCGCTTGAGCTTTCGGAGGTTGAAGGATTGGGGCGTTTGGCCTTGGTACAGATCGCGCCTGTTGGGGATGGAGGATATCGTCGTCGCATCGAGGCTCTCCACGATGGTGTCCGTGGCGGGAATCACCGTATCGCACGCCCCATGCAGCCGAGCGGCCTCCAGGTTGTCCGCGATGATGCGATGCGACACGAAAGGCCTTACCGCATCGTGCGTCACCAGGACGGTATCGTCGTCGACATCGAAGGCGCCCTCGATGTAGCCCACTGCGTTCGTCACCGTATCGTTGCGCGTGGCGCCGCCAGCGATCACCGTCACGTCCTGAGCGAAGCTCGGGCTGTACTTGGCTAACAGATCCTTCGTCTGCTGCGCCCACGTTTCCGGGCACAGCACGAGCACCGCATCGAAGGCCCCCGTAACGCAGAACTTCTCGACGGTATGCACGAGGATCGGCTTCGATCCCAACATGAGGAACTGCTTGGGCTTGTCAGGATTGCCCATGCGCGTGCCGCTACCGCCCGCAAGGATTGCGGCGAATGCGTTTGATTTGACCTTTTTCCCGTCCATGCTACCCCTTGCAGCTCTCATCGTAAAAAGCGACGGCATCATCGATGCTGCCGTCGAACACGCTCTTGCCCGACTCCAGCACGATGCCGCGCGTGCAAAATTCTTGGGCAGCAGCAGATTCATGCGTAACGAACAGCACCGTCACGTTCTCGTTCGACATGATTTCACGCATACGCGCAACGCATTTCTGCTTGAACTGCTTGTCGCCAACCGACAAAGCTTCGTCCACTACGAGGATATCGGGATCGATGGAAGCAGCGAACGCGAATCCGAGACGCGCCTTCATGCCGCTCGAATAGGACTTCATAGGCTGATCTATATAGATGCCCAACTCGGCAAAATCAATGATCTGATCCTCCAGATCACGATACTCGGCTTTGCTCATGCCCAACACCTGGCTGCGCATATTGAGATTCTCGCGTCCAGTCAGCTGACCGTCGAAGCCGGCATTGAGCTCCAGAAGGGCGCTCACGCGCCCGTTGACCGTCACCTCGCCTTTCGTCGGATAGCTTACGCCGGTAACCATCTTCAAAGCAGTTGACTTTCCTGCACCGTTCCTTCCGATAAGCGCCACCGCCTCGCCCTTCTTAACTTCGAAGGAAAGGTCATCGTTGGCATTGACGATCCCCACCAGCTCTTTTCCGCTTCGGCTGAAAAGCCCGAGGAAACGGCTCCTATCGTTTTTGTAAAGCTTGTAGGTCTTCGTTACGTGATCGAACTTCACCGCCGTCTCGTCGCTAATCGCAGAACGAGGGCCCAACGACTCCAACAAACTCGCTTCGCTATCCTCAAAGGGCATCGGACACCTCCTCGTTAAAATGCTTGTATACGACGACCATGAGAACGAGCGTCACGATAAATACGGCGGCGAACGCACCGATGAACACCGGATCCTCCCAAAACCACACTTTATCGCACAGGGCATCACGAAACGCCGTAACGAAAAACGTGATGGGATTGAACAGCATGACATCAGCGGCCCAACCGAACCCGGCAGGAGCGAGAACTTGCATATTGAACAGGATACCCGAGAGCCAAAAAGCTGGCTGGCTGAGCGCTTTCATCAACTGTCCGACGTCTTTGCTGATGCCCGAAAGCTGCGAGATCAGAATAGACACCATGTCCCAGTACACGAACATCAAAATCATGAGTATGGGAACCTGGATCAAGTAGATATCCCATGGCATGCCGTACGCAGCATAGATGATGAACAAAAGAACGAACAAGGCAGCATTGATCAAAAGCGTGGAAAGCGAATACAGCGTTGAGATTCCGCTGAGAGGAAACTTCACTTTGTTCACAAGGTACGAATACCGATGGAGCACATCAGTACCGGTGGTTATCATATCCGACATGTAAAACCAGGGAATCATTCCGGCCACGAGCCATACGAAATACGGATAATCCGGACTTGAAGACTCGCCTGCCCGCAAACCGATTTCAAGCGCGAACCAAAACACTGCTATGAACACAATAGGTTTAACGGCAAGCCACGCCCATCCGAAAACAGCCCCACGCGCCTGCTTCATCAACTCGAAGATAGCAAGATGCCCGATCTGCTTGCGCCACTCCCAGTTGTCCTTCAATATCGTCGCCAGTGTCTGCAGCACAATGCTCCATTCAACGTCTCGAATAGACAAGCTGATATGATAGCATAGCCGCAGTTTGAAAACGATCCGTCATCGATTCTACGAGTGGTTGGGGAGCTTCACGATTCCCTCCGGATCCTCCCCCGCGTCGACCACGGCCATCAGCTCGGCCCAGGCGAGCGGATCCTCTTCCACAACCCACAGCCCTTCTGCGTTCTCGCCGCCCACGTAAGGGCCGGTCGTCGAGTAGATCGTCACCTCTTCGCGATGTGCGACGAAGTCCACCACGAGATAGCCGATGGAAGCCATGTCGAGATTGGTCGTCGTGTACTCCTCCAAATCGAGGAGCACCGCGTTCGCGCTCTTCTCGCTGTCGAGCGAAAGCACCTTCTGGATCATCGCCGTCTCGATGTTGCGGACGTTGATCTGCCGCAGCGCCTCCTGATGCTCGCCATATTCCTTGCGGGCGCGAGCGAGCACGAGCGCCTCAGAACCGTCGAGTTCCTGTGCGGAGCCCGCTTGCAGCTCTACGTTGTCCGCCGTCATAGGATCGGGAACCTTCACGTCCTTCGGCACGTCGACGGTGACGCCCCCGAGCGCGTTCACCAACGCCTCGAACGAGGTGAACGTCGTCATCATGTAATAATCGATTTCTACCCCGGTCAGGCGCTCGGCGGTCGCGACCGTCTCCTCAGGGTCGCCGTCAAGCAGCGAGTCGTTCACCTTCCAAGACGTTCCCCGCAGCACCGTGTCGCGCGGAATGCTCACCAGCGTGATGGTATACGTTGCGGGATCCACGCGCATGAGCGTCATGACGTCGGCATGCTGATCGACCTGAGCATGGTCGGTTTTCTTCCCCGTGTACAGCGCCGTGCCCTTGCGCGAATCGGATCCGATAAGCAGCGTGTAGAACGGTTCGGTCGAAGAAACTTCCTCAAGGGAGACTTTGCCTTCCTTCGCCTGACGAGCCGTGCCGTCCAGGAACTCCACCAGCCCGATGAACGCGAGCGACAGCACCGCAACGACGGCAACCGCCGCAGCGGCCGTCCTCCTGGATTGCTTCTTATGCGCTTCGGATATCTCGGCCATAGCTCCCACAGCTTATCGGTGACGCGGTACGCGGGGGCCGCGTTTGCCCCTGTTGTCGTAATGATGCTTCAAAACGGGCTTGAACAAGCCGAACTTCCAGATAACGAAGAACAAAACCACAGCGAGCACGATGCACACCGTCCAACGCACCGGCCCCGAGAAGCTTCCCATGAGGCAACCCACGAGCACGAGCGCCGCGGAGCATAGCCACAGCACCGCGACCGAGCGTTTCTGGCTCAGCCCCGCGCGCATGAGACGATGGTGGATGTGCCCCAAATCGGCGTCCTTCACCGGCTGATGCACGCGCTTGCGCCTGATGACGGCCGAGATCGTGTCGAGGACGGGAACGCCGGCGATGACGAGCGGCACGAGCATGACCACGAAGCTCTGCGTCCGCACGACGCCCACCACCGAGACGATCCCCACGACGAGCCCGAGCAAAAGCGATCCCGAATCCCCCATGAACACGGAGGCCGGAAAGAAGTTGTAGCGCAAAAACGCCAGGCAGACGGCGATCAGCGCGAGGCAGACGAGCACGAGCGTGAAGCTCCCCCGCATCCAGACGAGGTACAGCAGACCAGCGGCGACGATGGCCACCAGGCCGGACGCCAGCCCGTCAAGCCCGTCGATCAAGTTCGTGATGTTCACGAACACCACGAGATACAGCACCGTCAGAGGGTAGTCGATCCAGCCGAGCGACAGATAGTCGCCCACGACCAACGTGCGCACGGCGCCGATCGTGATGCCCGAAAGCGTGACGATCGTCGCAGCGGCAATCTGCCCCACAAGTTTCACGCCCGGCGACAGCTGGGTGATGTCGTCCACCAGCCCCACGGTAAACATCGTCGTAACGCCGACGAACAGCATGATGTAGTTCACGTCTTGCAGAATGTACAGATCGTGCAACGACCAATCGAAAAAGCGCACGCCGAGGAACATCGTGAAGCACGCGGCGATCAACCCGACGTACAGCGCGATGCCGCCGCAGCGCGGAATGGGCACGCGGTTCATGCGCCGATACCCGGGATAGTCGATCGCCCCGATCCGAAACGCGATCTTCTTGGAAACGGGTACCATGCAGTACGCGACCGCAAAGGCCACGGCGAACACGATTACCGCCTGATACCATTCCATGATGTTCCTTGTCGATCCCCATGCGAGCGCGCATCTTCAACCAAAGCATTATAGCAGCACTAGGCCGCTCGCAACCATTATGGGCGGATTCTCGGTCTACGAGCGCAAACGGTCCCTCAAACGCTGACAGAGCCACTTAATCGATCCCTGTGCGTCCTGGAACCCGCACTTCTGCTCCTGCACCTCAGCGGCCTCGATGTTGGCGCATGCTAGCAGGAAGCGCTCGCGCGACCCCAGGCGAAGCGCTTCGAGCAGCGCGCGGCAACGATGGTCGCGAACGGAGCCCGCATCGGCGCTCGCCAGGTCGTAAGCCTCAAGCCCCCTTGCGGTCAGACGCTCGTACGCCGCGGAGAACCCGTCGAAATCGCGGTACGTCGGCAGGTTGTAGTACACCGCGTCAAGCAGCCACTCCCTATACGCCGAGCGCAACGGCTCGTACACACCCTCGGCGCGCAGCCACGCGCCGAGGGCCTCGAACGCGTCGAGGAAATCGAGCGGATGCCGGCCCTTGTCGGCCATCGCGTTCGTGCCGGCGAACTCGCGGTGCACCACGAGCGGCTGCGGAATGCGCACGACCGCCTTCGCCCCCACCGCCGCCGGCAGCGAGTACATCAAATCCTCCGTCAGGCGCAGTTCTTGGAAACGGATTCCGCGCTCTTCGAGCAGCGTGCGGCGCACCACCTTGTTCCAGGGAACGTTCTGCACCGTCTCGAAGAACAGGTCGGGCGCAGTCTCCCACGTGAACGAGCCGCCCGGATACGACGGGAACACGTCCTCGTTCCGCATGCCCCACTCGGCAGGATACGCCCTCCCCACCTGCTGGTTGTACGTGCGAAACGCCACGAGCGCCATGTCCGCCTGCGTCTCGTCGAGCGCCTTCACACACTGCGCGAGCATGTCGCGCTCAAGGTAATCGTCGGCATCGAGGCAGTACACGTAGCGTCCGCGCGCCCTGTCCAGCCCCGCGTTGCGAGCCGCGCCGGGCCCCGCGTTCGCCTGGCGCAGCGCGACTACGCGCCCGTCGCGCCGCGCGCGCTCCTCCACGATCGACCGTGTATCGTCGGTCGATCCGTCGTCCACGCAAATGAGCTCGAAGTCGCCCATAGTCTGCGCCAGCACGCTGTCGAGGCACTGCGCGATGAACTCCCCCGCATTGTACGTGGGAACGATGATGGAGACGGCGGGCTGCTTGCTGCTGCTTTCCACGGGCGCCCCTCAGTACGTTTTCGGATGATCGGCGGCGAACCTCGCCGCGCCGGCCTCGAGCAGCTCGCCAAGAGCATCTCTGCTGCTGAGGTCGAACAACCTCATATCGAGCTCGCCTGCCTCGCGCGCTGCGGCGTACTCTTCGAATACGCGCTGAGCGAACGCCTCGTGCGCGCTCTCGTCGATACGCTCGTAGTTCCACCGGTACTTGCTCCACTTGTCGACGAAAAACCAGGGAAGCAGCACGCGGCGGCGATCGACACGCGCGCGCAAGAACCGCTCGCAATCCTCCAACTCGTCGCACACGACAAACACCTTGTCCGTCGTTTTCACCGACGAACCCGGGTTGTCCATCCGGTAATGCAAAAGCGACTTGCGCACCAGTGCGCACCGACGGGCAGCGAACCAGGACTTCATCACGAATGATGTATCTTGAAACGACGCGCCCGGAGTCTCGCGGAAGCGGATGCCCTCATCGTCGAGCCATGCCTTGCGATAGAGCCCCGTCCAGATGGCGGGAATCGTGCAGATGACGCGCGGCTGCTCGACAGGATCGAAAAGCTTGCCGCAGGGGAAGCCGGCAAAGTTGTCCACGCGATCGTCATGGTCCTCGTAGTGTTCGAAGAAGTTGCATTTCACGAGGTCGCAATCATGGCGCTGCGCCATGCGGAGCAAACGCTTGAACATGCCGCGCTCCGGGAAGTCGTCGGGTTCCACGATGCCGATGTACGTGCCGCGCGCAGCTTCGAGCCCCCGATTCATGGAAGCTCCGTACCCGGAGTTCGGCTTGTCGACGATCACGATCCGCTCGTCCTTCGCCGCCCATTCCCTCAGAATCGTCAGCGATCCGTCGGTCGAACCGTCGTTGACGGCCACGATCTCCAGGTCGCGCAGCGTCTGCCCGCACAGCGCCTCAAGACACTGCGGCAGGTAGCGATCCACGTTGTATATGGGAACCAGCACCGAGACGCTGGGATGGTCATCCTGCATAAACGAACCTGCCTTTTCTTGGACGCGCTGATCTCTCCTATTGTAAAGCATCGGCGTTCGCTATTCGATACAAGCGCATGTCGCCATCCTTCAAAACCGCTTCGAACCCGGGGGTTTCGTCGCCCACCGCCTCGATGCCCACCCAATCATCCTGGTTGTAGAGGAAGAACAGCTCCTCCATGCGCTCGACGTCCCGATCGAGGATCAGCACGTATTCAGCCCCGGCTGTTCGAACCGCGTCTCGCACCGAAAGATCGGACGCCTTGGCAGCCAACCGGCGGCGGATCATCGCGCTCTCCGAGCGCTCGTCCTCTCCACCATAACCCGATATATCGCGATAGTACAAATTCAAATCATCGAGGCTGTACGCGAACAGCGACCCATCGTAAGGTTGGTTGACGATAAGTGCCCCGGACGGCACGACCTCTTTCGCTTTTCTCGCGAACCGGCTCTTGTCTTCGCCGTAGGCGTTCACCGCCGAACCATCATTGAGAGCCGTTGCAGTAGCGACGATTCCCTGGAACGCATCCTGACCCAGTCCGAGCATCCCTCGAACTGGCAAGAAGTTCAACGCGAGGAAGGCCACTGCAACGACTGTCGCAGAAAGGGCTTCGACCCTGCAGGCACCAGGGGCGCGCAGGGCCGCAAGGGCTCTGCAGCAAACCCTGTACGCCACATGCAGCCCCATTGCCAAAAGTGGAAGCGAGCAGATGCCAGCCAGCGCGGCAGTGCGATAGGGGTCGGTGTACCAGAATCCCGACAGCGCGTGCTTGAGCAGGGTATCTCCCTCCACGGCCGAAACGTAATAGATGCAGCATGCCAAAAGATACGAGCACGTCAGCCAAAGATAGCGTCGCTTGCGCAGCGTGTACAGCGCGCCCGCAACGACGAGGCACGCCGCGATCGGTTGCACGGAGGATCCGGCGAATCCCATGCCGAGCACGCTCATGAGACCCTGCGCCCTTGAATGGATCGGAGGCCAGTACACTGCGACGGCTCCTTGCATGAAGGGCAGAGAAAGCGCAGCCATCCACAGCAAGGCAACGCACGCGAGCGCGACCGACCCGGCCGCCAGCATGACCGCCACGCGACGTTTCGGCTCCTGGAATCGACGGCCCGCCTCGACCGCCGATCGATATACGCAAAACGGAATGAGGAAGACTGCCGCCGAGAACACGGCGTTCGGTTGAATGAAGGCCATGCAGCAGCACCCGAGAACGAACACAGCACCGTATACGATGCGCTCCCTCCCAGAGGCGTCCCGACCCCAAAGCGCCACGAAACACCCGGCAAGAACCGGCACCAGCGCGAACGCCGCCGTGTTCGGATATAGGGGCCACACCTCGGCGAGAATCCAAGGGAACGCTCCGACGGCGACCGCGCCCAACGCTCCGATCAAGGCGATAGCGCGATCGCCGGAGAACAGTACCTTCATGAGAAACGCCATGCTCAAGGGGAAAACGACAGCTGCGAACAGAAAGTTCACAGCATTAACGGCCAGCGCAACCTCGACGCCCAAAACGCTTATTACCATAGAGCATACGATATGCCATCCCGACGGATAGTACCCGGTTCCCGGCAGAGGGTTGGCTGCGGGATCGGAAACGTCCAAGTAAGACGAGACATGCAACGAAGACCACATGCCGGAATCCGAGAAGCTGCGCACCGAGGCGAAGTGATGCACGTTGTCGTACGTTTGAACGGACGACGCCGGGCCGTCCAAGGGAAGGACGAACGCGAACAACCCGACGGCCACGCCGACAGCCAAGTACGCCGAGACGAGAGCAGCATCGAACCGCCGGCCCGCGCGCTCGCCCGAACCGAGCGCGACGCCTTTCCTGCGAGCGACGAGCAGGGCAAGGCCGCAGGCTGCAATCGACAGAACCGCCACGGGAAGCCCTACTGAGAAAACGGTCGACCGCACGCCGACGAAGAAGCACACAACCCCCAAGATGGAATATGCCAAGATCGAAAAGAGAGGCGCACAGGCCAGCGCAGCCAATCCCCTCATGCCAAGGGTTCTCCAAGCAAAAAAACCCGGTCCATACAGCACCGCAATCCCTGTCAGAGCGGCCAAGCAAAAATCGACCCACATGCGGACTCCCATACCCTCCATCGCAGAACCGACGTGAAAACGACATCTACAACATGTCAGTTGCAAGGGTAGCATAGAGCGCATAAAGGATGGACTCGCCTCGCCTGAAAAAGAAAAGCGGCGATCCGTGGTATCATGCGAATTTGCGAAGATTGCAAAACATACCGCGCAGGGGCGCGCGTCGCACAGGAGAGGCAGCGATCCGCATTATGAGTGCAGCTAAGACACAGTTCAAACGAGATTGGTTCATCCTCACCTCGCTCGTTTCGAAGGACTTCAAGCTCAAGTACCGCCGCAGCATGCTCGGTGTGCTGTGGTCTGTGCTGAACCCCCTGCTCATGATGATCGTGCTC encodes:
- a CDS encoding ABC transporter permease, whose amino-acid sequence is MLQTLATILKDNWEWRKQIGHLAIFELMKQARGAVFGWAWLAVKPIVFIAVFWFALEIGLRAGESSSPDYPYFVWLVAGMIPWFYMSDMITTGTDVLHRYSYLVNKVKFPLSGISTLYSLSTLLINAALFVLLFIIYAAYGMPWDIYLIQVPILMILMFVYWDMVSILISQLSGISKDVGQLMKALSQPAFWLSGILFNMQVLAPAGFGWAADVMLFNPITFFVTAFRDALCDKVWFWEDPVFIGAFAAVFIVTLVLMVVVYKHFNEEVSDAL
- a CDS encoding glycosyltransferase, encoding MQDDHPSVSVLVPIYNVDRYLPQCLEALCGQTLRDLEIVAVNDGSTDGSLTILREWAAKDERIVIVDKPNSGYGASMNRGLEAARGTYIGIVEPDDFPERGMFKRLLRMAQRHDCDLVKCNFFEHYEDHDDRVDNFAGFPCGKLFDPVEQPRVICTIPAIWTGLYRKAWLDDEGIRFRETPGASFQDTSFVMKSWFAARRCALVRKSLLHYRMDNPGSSVKTTDKVFVVCDELEDCERFLRARVDRRRVLLPWFFVDKWSKYRWNYERIDESAHEAFAQRVFEEYAAAREAGELDMRLFDLSSRDALGELLEAGAARFAADHPKTY
- a CDS encoding glycosyltransferase family 2 protein translates to MESSSKQPAVSIIVPTYNAGEFIAQCLDSVLAQTMGDFELICVDDGSTDDTRSIVEERARRDGRVVALRQANAGPGAARNAGLDRARGRYVYCLDADDYLERDMLAQCVKALDETQADMALVAFRTYNQQVGRAYPAEWGMRNEDVFPSYPGGSFTWETAPDLFFETVQNVPWNKVVRRTLLEERGIRFQELRLTEDLMYSLPAAVGAKAVVRIPQPLVVHREFAGTNAMADKGRHPLDFLDAFEALGAWLRAEGVYEPLRSAYREWLLDAVYYNLPTYRDFDGFSAAYERLTARGLEAYDLASADAGSVRDHRCRALLEALRLGSRERFLLACANIEAAEVQEQKCGFQDAQGSIKWLCQRLRDRLRS
- a CDS encoding LCP family protein, yielding MAEISEAHKKQSRRTAAAAVAVVAVLSLAFIGLVEFLDGTARQAKEGKVSLEEVSSTEPFYTLLIGSDSRKGTALYTGKKTDHAQVDQHADVMTLMRVDPATYTITLVSIPRDTVLRGTSWKVNDSLLDGDPEETVATAERLTGVEIDYYMMTTFTSFEALVNALGGVTVDVPKDVKVPDPMTADNVELQAGSAQELDGSEALVLARARKEYGEHQEALRQINVRNIETAMIQKVLSLDSEKSANAVLLDLEEYTTTNLDMASIGYLVVDFVAHREEVTIYSTTGPYVGGENAEGLWVVEEDPLAWAELMAVVDAGEDPEGIVKLPNHS
- a CDS encoding glycosyltransferase family 4 protein produces the protein MEWYQAVIVFAVAFAVAYCMVPVSKKIAFRIGAIDYPGYRRMNRVPIPRCGGIALYVGLIAACFTMFLGVRFFDWSLHDLYILQDVNYIMLFVGVTTMFTVGLVDDITQLSPGVKLVGQIAAATIVTLSGITIGAVRTLVVGDYLSLGWIDYPLTVLYLVVFVNITNLIDGLDGLASGLVAIVAAGLLYLVWMRGSFTLVLVCLALIAVCLAFLRYNFFPASVFMGDSGSLLLGLVVGIVSVVGVVRTQSFVVMLVPLVIAGVPVLDTISAVIRRKRVHQPVKDADLGHIHHRLMRAGLSQKRSVAVLWLCSAALVLVGCLMGSFSGPVRWTVCIVLAVVLFFVIWKFGLFKPVLKHHYDNRGKRGPRVPRHR